From Trueperaceae bacterium:
TCTGCTCGACCAACGCCACCAACCGGCGTAGGCGGCGGCCCAGCATGCCCATCAGGTGCAGGGCCACCTCCGGCCGCTCCCGCAACACGCGCTGGAAGCCCGCCTGCTCGAGCCACAGCACCTCGCTGGCCTCGGCGGCCTCCGAGCTCGCCGGGTAGGGGCCGCCGTCGAGCGAGACGAGCTCCGCCACGGCGTTGAAGGGGTGCTCGACCGCCAGGACGACCTCGCGCCCGCTGGCGGGCGAGATCACGTAGACCTTCACCCGGCCGCTGACCACGACGGCCAGGCCCTTGGCCGTCTCCCCCGCCATGAACAGGGGCTCGCCGGCCGCCAGGCTCCGCCGCCGCGCCACCCCGGCCAACG
This genomic window contains:
- a CDS encoding Crp/Fnr family transcriptional regulator produces the protein MPLTDAEVLARCPLFAELDEDDLHALAGVARRRSLAAGEPLFMAGETAKGLAVVVSGRVKVYVISPASGREVVLAVEHPFNAVAELVSLDGGPYPASSEAAEASEVLWLEQAGFQRVLRERPEVALHLMGMLGRRLRRLVALVEQISFQEVVHRLARYLVEVAEAGVPFVLDTNGAIASQLGTVPELVSRNLSRLHAGGAIELQGRTVTGLNRPLLLEMANSAGR